The sequence CGCTCAGTGGGGCGTCGGCGGAGCGGGTCAGCTCTTCGAGTGCGACTTCCAGGATGCGCTCGCGATTGCGTTGCGCGTCCGAGCGCAGTGGTGCGTCCTTTTTCGGCTGCACTCGTCCTCCTTCCGGCTTCCGGAAACCGCTGCCGGGCCGGCCTTGCTAACCGGACAACTGTCCGGTAATTTTGAAGCTAGCGGACAGTTGTCCGCTTGGGTCCACCATAGCGGCAGATGCGGCCGGTGTGGACGGGGGAGGTGGCCACGGCGACCGGCTTTCATCTCCACCCGCTCCGGCGTGACGGACGCGGCTGGGTACACGCGATACACGCGAAAGAAGGCTGATCATGGCCCCATCGACGGCCGGCGCCATCACCCTCAACATCAACGGCGAGAAGCACACGCTGCCCGTCGACCACCGGACCACCCTGCTCGACGCGCTCCGCGAACGGCTCGATCTGACGGGCACCAAGAAGGGCTGCGATCACGGCCAGTGCGGCGCCTGCACCGTCCTGCTCGACGGGCGCCGAGCGGTCTCCTGTCTTCAGCTCGCGGTGGCCGCCGAGGGGCGGGAGATCACCACCATCGAGGGGGTGGCGGACGGCGAGCGGCTGCATCCGGTGCAGCAGGCGTTTCTCGATCTCGACGGCTATCAGTGCGGCTACTGCACTCCGGGGCAGATCTGCTCGGCCATCGCGGTGATAGAGGAGCACGCCGCGGGCTGGCCCAGCGCCGTCACCGGCGATGTACGGCCCGAGGCGGGAGCGCCGCCGCTGAGCGCGGAGGAGATCCGGGAGCGCATGAGCGGCAATCTGTGCCGCTGCGGCGCATATGTGGCGATCGTGCAGGCGGTCGCGCGGGCGGCAGAGGCCGAGGCCGAGGCCGCGGATGTCGATGCCGACGCCGATGCAGATGCGGAGGAGGCGGCATGAGGGAGTTCGGCTACCAGCGGGCGTCCGACGTCCCCGGGGCGGTCGCCCTGCTCGGCGCCGAGCCCGAGGCGCGGTATCTCGGCGGCGGCACCAATCTCGTCGACCTGATGAAGGCGGGCGTGGAGCGGCCCGGGCTGCTCATCGACATACGGGAGCTTCCCCTCGACCGCATTGAGACGACCGAGGACGGCGGGCTGCGCATCGGGGCCACCGTCACCAACAGCGATCTCGCCGCGCACCCCGAAGTGCGGCGCCGTTACCCGGCGTTGGCGCAGGCCGTCCTGGCCGGTGCGTCGGGCCAGCTGCGCAATATGGCCACGGTCGGCGGGAATCTCCTCCAGCGCACGCGGTGCGGCTACTTCACGGATATGAGCAAGCCGTGCAACAAGCGTGTTCCCGGGAGCGGTTGCCCCGCGATCGCGGGCGAGCACCACAACCACGCGATCCTCGGCGCCTCCGGCCACTGCGTGGCCGTGCACCCCTCCGACATGGCGGTGGCGCTGGCCGCCTTCGATGCCGTCGTCACCTACGAAACGGCCGACGGTGCGGGCGAGTTGCCGCTCGCGGAGTTCTACCTGCCCGTCGGCGACACCCCGCACCTCGAGACCGCACTGCCGCCGGGCGCGCTGATCACCGGCCTCACCCTGCCCCCGGCTCCGGCCGCCGCCATGTCCCGTTACCGCAAGGTGCGCGAGCGCGCCTCGTACGCCTTCGCCCTCGGCTCGGTCGCCGCCGCCCTCGACGTCCACGACGGAGTGGTGCGCGACGTCCGCCTCGCCTTCGGGGCGGTGGCTTCCCGGCCGTGGCGGGCCCGGGAGGCGGAGCGGATGCTGACCGGGGGACCGGCGAGCGCCGAGGCGTTCGCCGCCGCCGCGGACGCCGAACTGACTGCCGCCGAGGCGCTGCCCGGCAACGCCTACAAGGTGACGCTGATCCGCAACCTCGCCGTCGCCGTGCTGAGCGAGCTGGCCGACCTGCCCGACACGACCGAGGGGACCCCGCGATGACCACGCTGACGACCGAATCCACCGCGGTCACCGGGGCCGTCGGCACGGCGCGCACCCGAGTGGAGGGCCTGGCGAAGGTCACCGGCGCGGCCCGCTACGCCGGCGAGATCCCCTACGCCGAACTCGCCCACGGCTGGCTGGTGTTGTCCACCATCGCCCGCGGCCGAATCCGCTCCGTGGACGCCGCCCCCGTACAGGAGATGCCCGGCGTCCTCGCCGTGCTGCACCACGGGAACGCCCCGCGCGTCGACGCCGACTACGTGGGAATGCTGGGGAAGCCCGACCCGACCCTCGCGGTCTTCCAGCACGACCGCGTGCCGAGCGTCGGCTGGCCGGTGGCGCTGGTGGTCGCCGAGACCTCCGAACAGGCCCGGGAGGCCGCCGAGGCGCTGGTGGTCCACTACGACGAGGACCCGCACGACGTCGCGTTCTTCGCCGGGTGCCCCGGTGCGTACACGCCGGAGAACCCTCCCGGCCTGGCGACGGAGCAGGGCGATCTCGAGGCCGGACTCGCCGCCTCCGCCGTCGTCGTGGACGCGGAGTACACCACGCCCGAGGAGCATCACAGCTCGATGGAGCCGCATGCGGCCACCGCGCGCTGGGAAGGCGGCCGCCTTGAGGTCGTCGACTCCAACCAGGGCAGCATGTGGGTGGCGCAGGAGCTGGCGAGCCTGTTCTCGCTGGACCCGGCGTCGGTACGGGTGCGCTCCGAGCACGTCGGCGGCGCTTTCGGGTCCAAGGGCGTGCGTGCGCACCAGGTCTCCGCCGTGATGGCCGCGACCGTGTTGCAGCGCCCGGTACGCGTCGTGCTGACGCGCCGTCAGATGTTCTCGCTCGTCGGCTACCGCAGTCCCACCGCGCAGCGGATCAGGCTCGGCGCCGATGCCGATGGGCGGCTGCGGGCCCTCGACCACCAGGCGCTCAACCTCACCTCGACCGTGCATGAATTCGTCGAGACGAGCGCTGCCATGGCGCGCGTGATGTACGACGCCGATGCGCATCACACCGTCCATCGCGTGGTGGCGCTCGATGTGCCGACGCCGACGTGGATGCGGGCACCGGGGGAGGCCCCGGGCTCGTTCGCGCTGGAGTCCGCGCTGGACGAACTCGCCGAGAAGGCCGGCGTGGATCCGATCGCGCTGCGCGCCCGCAACGAACCGCGAGTGGGGCCCGTCTCGGGGCTGCCGTTCAGCAGCCGCAATGTGCTCGCCTGCTTCCAGGAGGGCGCCCGCAGATTCGGCTGGGCGGACCGGGATCCGCGCCCCCGCCTCCGTCGCGACGGGCGCTGGCTGCTCGGCACCGGTACGGCCGCGGCCACCTACTCCTCGGGAGTCGCCCCGTCCACGGCGGCCGCCACGGCCGAGCCGGACGGCACCTTCACCGTACGGATCACCGCCGCGGACGTGGGCACCGGGGCGCGGACGGCGCTGGCACTGGTCGCCGCGGACGCGCTGGGGGTCGCACCGGACCGTATCCGGATGAAGATCGCGGACAGCGACTTCGGCCCGGCGATGGTCGCCGGCGGCTCGATGGGCACCCGCTCCTGGGCCTGGGCGGTCTCGCTCGCGGCCCGCGGGCTGCGCGAACAGCTGGCCCTGGGCGGCACCATCCCGCCCCAGGGCATCACGGTCCGGTCGGACACCACCGAGGCCGTCGGCGCGCTCGCCCAGCAGGAGCGGCATTCGTTCGGGGCGCAGTTCGCCGAGGTCGCGGTGGACGTCGCCACCGGGGAGGTCCGGGTTCGGCGGATGCTCGGCATCTTCGCCGCGGGCACGATCGTCAACCCACTGACCGCCCGCAGCCAGCTCATCGGCGGTATGACCTGGGGTCTTTCCATGGCGCTGCACGAAGAGGCGATCCGCGACCAGACGTCGGGCGCCCACGTCGGCCCCGACCTCGCCGGCTATCACTTCGCCGCGAACGCCGATGTCCCGCTCATCGAGGCGGACTGGGTGGACGATCCGGACGACGACGATCCCGTCGGCATCAAGGGCATCGGCGAGATCGGCATCGTGGGAGCCGCGGCGGCCGTGGCCAACGCCGTCTGGCATGCGACCGGTGTACGCCACCGGGACCTGCCGATCCGGCCCGACCGCGTCATCCTGGCGGAAGCGGGAAGAGCAACCGTGGGAGAACGGGATGCTGGACATCGCCGATGAGCTGCACCGCTGGCTGGAGCAGGGCCGGGACTTCGCCGTGGCCACCGTCGTGGCCGTCGGCGGCAGCGCCCCGCGCAGCCCCGGCGCCGCCCTGGCCGTAGACAGCGGCGGCACGGCCATCGGCTCGGTCTCCGGCGGCTGCGTGGAAGCGGCCGTCTACGACCTGTGCGCCCAGGCGCTCAAGGACGGCGCCACCGTGCGAGAACGCTTCGGCTACAGCGCCGAGGACGCCTTCGCGGTGGGCCTGACCTGCGGCGGAGTGATCGAGGTGCTGGTCACGCCGGTGCGCGCGGACGCCCCCGACGCCGCCGTGTTCGCCGCGGCGCTGGGGGCCGCCGCCCGAGGCGAGGCGGCGGCCCTGGCCCGCGTGATCCAGGGCCCCGCCGGACTCCTCGGCAGGCCGCTGCTCATCCGCCCCGACGGCTCGTACGAAGGCGGCCTCGGCGGGGATCCGGAGCTGGACCGCACGGCGCTGGCGGAGGCCCGCGCCCTGCTGCACGCGGGTCGTACGGGCTCCGTCGACATCGCGGCGAGCGGTGCGCACTGCGAGGCCGATCTGACGCTGTTCGTCGAGTCGAGGGTGCCGCCGCCCCGCATGATCGTCTTCGGTGCGATCGACTTCGCCGCGGCACTGGTACGCACCGGCAAATTCCTCGGCTACCACGTCACCGTCTGCGACGCCCGCCCCGTCTTCGCCACCCGCGCCCGCTTCCCCGAAGCCGACGACATCGTCGTCGACTGGCCGCACCGCTACCTCCAGCGCACCGAGACCGACCCGCGCACGGTCCTGTGCGTCCTGACCCACGACGCCAAGTTCGACATACCCCTGCTGGAGGCGGCGCTGCGCCTGCCGGTCGCCTTCGTCGGTGCCATGGGCTCCCGCCGTACCCACGAGGACCGCAACCGCAGACTGCGCGAGGCCGGCGTCACCGAACAGGAGCTGGCCCGGCTGCGCTCACCGATCGGCCTCGACCTCGGCGCCCGTACGCCCGAGGAGACCGCACTGTCCATCGCCGCCGAGATCGTCGCGGCCCGCCAGGGCGGCACGGGCCTGCCGCTCACGGGCTCGCGGAGCCCGATCCACCGCGACGCGGCCGGGCGGGAGACATCCGGGCGGGAGACCTCCGGGGGCGGGGCGGATGCGGTGGCGTGACGGGGACCGGCGGTGGCCTCAGGCACGGCCGGCCCGGCAGGCCCCCTTCGGCCCGACCCGCTCCGCCGACAGCACCATCAGCGCCACATCGTCCTGACGGTCCGCGTCCGCATGGCGGCTCTCCAGCAGGGTGTCGGCGAGCCGGTCGGGGCCCAGCCGCGGCGCGGCGTCGAGGCGTTCGGCGAGCTGGGCGACGGAGCGTTCCAGATCGACACCGGGGGTTTCGACGAGGCCGTCGGTGTAGAGGGCCAGTACGGATTCCGGGGGCAGCGCGATCTCCGTGGCCAGATAACGCGCCTGCGGATCGATGCCCAGCAGCAGGCCCGGAGGGACGTCCACCACCGTCGTGGGCCGATCGGCGAGGCGCAGCAAAGGGGGCGGATGGCCGGCGCTGGCCACGCAGGCGCGGTGGGTGCGGACATCGATATGGACGTACAGACAGCTGGTGAACAGATCCGGGTCCAGATCGGTCAGCAGCCGGTTCGTCCGGGCCAGCACCTCACCGGGCGGGGCGCCGGCGGACGCATGCGCATGGACGGCCGTACGAGCCTGCCCCATGAGGGCCGCGGCAGCCGCATTGTGGCCCTGGACGTCCCCGATGACCGCGGCGACGGTGCCCTCGTCCAGGCGGATCAGATCGTA is a genomic window of Streptomyces gilvosporeus containing:
- a CDS encoding (2Fe-2S)-binding protein, which gives rise to MAPSTAGAITLNINGEKHTLPVDHRTTLLDALRERLDLTGTKKGCDHGQCGACTVLLDGRRAVSCLQLAVAAEGREITTIEGVADGERLHPVQQAFLDLDGYQCGYCTPGQICSAIAVIEEHAAGWPSAVTGDVRPEAGAPPLSAEEIRERMSGNLCRCGAYVAIVQAVARAAEAEAEAADVDADADADAEEAA
- a CDS encoding FAD binding domain-containing protein, encoding MREFGYQRASDVPGAVALLGAEPEARYLGGGTNLVDLMKAGVERPGLLIDIRELPLDRIETTEDGGLRIGATVTNSDLAAHPEVRRRYPALAQAVLAGASGQLRNMATVGGNLLQRTRCGYFTDMSKPCNKRVPGSGCPAIAGEHHNHAILGASGHCVAVHPSDMAVALAAFDAVVTYETADGAGELPLAEFYLPVGDTPHLETALPPGALITGLTLPPAPAAAMSRYRKVRERASYAFALGSVAAALDVHDGVVRDVRLAFGAVASRPWRAREAERMLTGGPASAEAFAAAADAELTAAEALPGNAYKVTLIRNLAVAVLSELADLPDTTEGTPR
- a CDS encoding xanthine dehydrogenase family protein molybdopterin-binding subunit, giving the protein MTTLTTESTAVTGAVGTARTRVEGLAKVTGAARYAGEIPYAELAHGWLVLSTIARGRIRSVDAAPVQEMPGVLAVLHHGNAPRVDADYVGMLGKPDPTLAVFQHDRVPSVGWPVALVVAETSEQAREAAEALVVHYDEDPHDVAFFAGCPGAYTPENPPGLATEQGDLEAGLAASAVVVDAEYTTPEEHHSSMEPHAATARWEGGRLEVVDSNQGSMWVAQELASLFSLDPASVRVRSEHVGGAFGSKGVRAHQVSAVMAATVLQRPVRVVLTRRQMFSLVGYRSPTAQRIRLGADADGRLRALDHQALNLTSTVHEFVETSAAMARVMYDADAHHTVHRVVALDVPTPTWMRAPGEAPGSFALESALDELAEKAGVDPIALRARNEPRVGPVSGLPFSSRNVLACFQEGARRFGWADRDPRPRLRRDGRWLLGTGTAAATYSSGVAPSTAAATAEPDGTFTVRITAADVGTGARTALALVAADALGVAPDRIRMKIADSDFGPAMVAGGSMGTRSWAWAVSLAARGLREQLALGGTIPPQGITVRSDTTEAVGALAQQERHSFGAQFAEVAVDVATGEVRVRRMLGIFAAGTIVNPLTARSQLIGGMTWGLSMALHEEAIRDQTSGAHVGPDLAGYHFAANADVPLIEADWVDDPDDDDPVGIKGIGEIGIVGAAAAVANAVWHATGVRHRDLPIRPDRVILAEAGRATVGERDAGHRR
- a CDS encoding XdhC family protein, producing the protein MLDIADELHRWLEQGRDFAVATVVAVGGSAPRSPGAALAVDSGGTAIGSVSGGCVEAAVYDLCAQALKDGATVRERFGYSAEDAFAVGLTCGGVIEVLVTPVRADAPDAAVFAAALGAAARGEAAALARVIQGPAGLLGRPLLIRPDGSYEGGLGGDPELDRTALAEARALLHAGRTGSVDIAASGAHCEADLTLFVESRVPPPRMIVFGAIDFAAALVRTGKFLGYHVTVCDARPVFATRARFPEADDIVVDWPHRYLQRTETDPRTVLCVLTHDAKFDIPLLEAALRLPVAFVGAMGSRRTHEDRNRRLREAGVTEQELARLRSPIGLDLGARTPEETALSIAAEIVAARQGGTGLPLTGSRSPIHRDAAGRETSGRETSGGGADAVA